In one window of Paraflavitalea soli DNA:
- the fucP gene encoding L-fucose:H+ symporter permease → MPGIASPTLPKQTASTGKKLLLPFILVTSLFFFWGFVHNLDPILIPHLRKAFRLNNLQSSLVDSAVFIAYFLMALPAGYVMRKFGYKSGILLGLIFFGIGCFLFIPAADTRQYVFFLGALFVIACGLTFLETAANPYATVLGPPESATQRLNLAQSFNGLAAMVAPFIGGTFILSGKNYTEQELEAMGSTVRDAYLQSEANSVKGPYLILGVIILLVAVIIYFTKMPDTKEEGDDQSSNFLHAFRHKHLTWAVIAQFFYVGAQVCVSSFFIRMATTVGLEETIAAKYYLGLGYGLAFMVGRFAGTFLMKYVQPAKLLTIYSIINVLLSLLAIYGHGMIVVYALIGIAFFMSIMFPTIFSLGIQGLGNDTKLGSSLIVMSIVGGALLPPLSGIIADATHNIQDGYLIPLLCFVVVLYFGWKGHKVKAV, encoded by the coding sequence ATGCCAGGTATTGCTTCGCCAACACTCCCTAAACAAACCGCCAGCACAGGTAAGAAATTATTACTTCCTTTTATTCTGGTTACGAGCTTATTCTTTTTCTGGGGATTCGTACACAATCTCGATCCCATCCTCATACCCCACCTGCGTAAGGCCTTCCGGCTAAATAACCTGCAATCTTCGCTGGTTGACTCAGCTGTATTTATCGCTTACTTCCTGATGGCCCTGCCCGCAGGTTATGTAATGCGAAAATTTGGTTACAAATCGGGGATATTATTGGGGCTGATCTTCTTCGGTATAGGATGTTTTCTGTTTATTCCTGCTGCCGACACCCGCCAGTATGTGTTTTTCCTGGGTGCCCTGTTTGTGATTGCCTGTGGATTGACCTTCCTGGAAACAGCCGCCAATCCCTATGCAACGGTATTAGGACCGCCTGAATCAGCCACCCAGCGGCTCAACCTTGCCCAATCCTTCAATGGACTGGCAGCCATGGTAGCGCCGTTTATCGGCGGCACCTTTATTCTTTCCGGCAAGAACTATACAGAACAGGAACTGGAAGCAATGGGTAGCACCGTAAGGGATGCTTACCTGCAATCAGAAGCAAACAGTGTAAAGGGGCCTTACCTCATTTTGGGGGTCATCATATTACTGGTAGCCGTGATCATCTATTTTACCAAAATGCCCGATACCAAAGAAGAGGGAGATGATCAAAGCAGCAATTTTTTACATGCCTTCCGCCATAAGCACCTTACCTGGGCCGTTATTGCGCAATTCTTCTATGTAGGCGCCCAGGTATGTGTCTCCAGCTTCTTTATCAGAATGGCTACTACCGTGGGCCTCGAAGAAACTATAGCCGCTAAATATTACCTGGGATTGGGATATGGACTGGCTTTCATGGTAGGACGGTTTGCAGGCACCTTCCTGATGAAGTATGTGCAACCCGCCAAACTGCTGACGATCTACTCGATCATCAACGTATTGCTTTCCCTGTTAGCTATTTACGGTCATGGAATGATAGTGGTATATGCCCTGATCGGTATTGCCTTCTTTATGAGCATCATGTTCCCAACCATTTTTTCACTGGGTATCCAGGGATTGGGCAATGATACCAAACTGGGTTCCAGCCTGATCGTGATGTCGATTGTAGGCGGGGCCTTATTGCCACCCTTGTCGGGTATCATCGCAGATGCTACCCACAATATCCAGGATGGCTACCTCATACCTTTGCTGTGTTTTGTAGTGGTATTGTATTTTGGCTGGAAAGGACATAAGGTGAAGGCAGTTTAG
- a CDS encoding (Fe-S)-binding protein — MRVALFIPCYVDQFYPKVAIATLRLLQHLGLDVHYPMQQTCCGQPMANGGFEHLTGSCNSNFIKAFAGYDYIVSPSGSCVLHIKDHLHDDKQEAAASTIRHKVYELCEFLTDIVQVKSIKASFPQKVALHQGCHGQRGLKLASSTETVVPYFSKPVQLLKMVEGLELVDLDRPDECCGFGGTFCVTEEAVSSAMGLSRIDDYTKHQATVITGTDMSCLMHQEGLIKRKKLPFEVMHISEVLASGLAF; from the coding sequence ATGCGTGTTGCCCTGTTCATTCCGTGCTATGTAGACCAGTTTTATCCAAAGGTGGCCATTGCTACCCTGCGGTTGTTGCAGCACCTGGGCCTGGATGTACATTATCCTATGCAACAAACCTGCTGCGGACAGCCCATGGCCAATGGAGGCTTTGAGCATTTGACCGGTTCCTGCAACAGCAATTTCATCAAAGCCTTTGCCGGGTACGATTATATTGTATCCCCTTCCGGCAGTTGTGTGCTGCATATAAAAGATCACCTGCACGATGACAAGCAGGAGGCTGCAGCCAGCACTATCCGCCATAAAGTGTATGAGCTCTGTGAGTTCCTGACCGATATCGTACAGGTAAAATCCATTAAAGCTTCCTTTCCCCAAAAAGTAGCCCTGCACCAGGGTTGTCATGGACAAAGAGGATTGAAGCTGGCCTCTTCCACCGAAACCGTGGTGCCTTACTTTTCTAAACCGGTTCAGTTATTAAAGATGGTGGAAGGACTGGAACTGGTGGACCTCGACAGGCCCGATGAATGCTGCGGATTTGGTGGCACATTCTGCGTTACCGAAGAGGCCGTATCATCGGCCATGGGGCTTTCCCGGATCGACGACTATACCAAACACCAGGCTACGGTGATCACGGGTACCGACATGAGTTGTCTCATGCACCAGGAAGGATTGATCAAAAGAAAAAAACTGCCTTTTGAAGTAATGCATATATCGGAGGTATTGGCTTCGGGTTTAGCGTTTTGA
- a CDS encoding LutB/LldF family L-lactate oxidation iron-sulfur protein translates to MNTHNITHPEAASEFLRNKERVQWHDETLWFVRYKRDKVVNEIPEWEQLRELASQIKDHTLSRLDEYLQEFEAAAISNGVTVHWAADAAEHNRIVHGIMAKHGAQKIVKSKSMLTEECHLNEYLEAQGIEVVDTDLGERIVQLNKEMPSHIVLPAIHIKKEEVGEIFHQHLGTEKGASDPLYLALAAREHLRQKFLAADIAITGVNFAVAETGAIVVCTNEGNADLGAHLAKVHIACMGIEKLIPRTEHLSVFLRLLARNATGQNITAYSSHFRKPAAGSEMHIVIVDNGRTTQLGREAFRNSLKCIRCGACLNTCPVYRRSGGHSYHNATAGPIGAILAPNLDMRKNADLPFASTLCGSCTDVCPVKIDIHNQLYQWRQVLTKEGYVPAAKTASMKVMAGVLSSPARYTFAGKWARKLLRWFPSLAMNKKLNPWARQRDLPEPPKESFREWYKKNSREL, encoded by the coding sequence ATGAACACTCATAATATTACACATCCCGAAGCCGCTTCAGAATTCCTCAGGAATAAAGAACGTGTACAGTGGCATGATGAGACCTTGTGGTTTGTGCGGTACAAAAGGGATAAGGTCGTCAATGAAATTCCAGAATGGGAACAATTGCGGGAACTGGCTTCACAGATCAAGGACCATACCCTCTCCCGCCTCGATGAGTACCTGCAGGAGTTTGAAGCTGCTGCCATCAGCAACGGCGTTACCGTACATTGGGCGGCCGACGCTGCCGAGCACAACAGGATCGTTCATGGCATTATGGCCAAACATGGGGCGCAGAAGATCGTGAAAAGCAAATCCATGCTCACGGAAGAATGCCACCTCAATGAATACCTGGAAGCACAGGGCATTGAAGTAGTGGATACCGATCTGGGAGAGCGCATCGTGCAGTTGAACAAGGAGATGCCCAGCCATATTGTACTGCCTGCCATTCACATCAAAAAAGAAGAGGTAGGCGAAATATTCCACCAGCACCTGGGCACCGAAAAAGGCGCTTCCGATCCTTTGTACCTGGCCCTGGCTGCCCGGGAACACCTGCGGCAGAAATTCCTGGCGGCCGACATCGCCATCACCGGCGTCAACTTTGCAGTAGCCGAAACAGGTGCTATTGTAGTATGTACCAATGAAGGCAATGCCGACCTGGGCGCCCATCTGGCCAAAGTGCATATTGCTTGCATGGGCATCGAAAAGCTGATCCCCCGCACAGAACACCTCAGCGTGTTCCTGCGCCTGCTGGCCAGGAATGCTACGGGACAAAATATTACTGCTTATTCCAGTCATTTCAGGAAACCCGCAGCGGGATCGGAAATGCACATCGTGATAGTTGACAATGGCCGTACCACCCAACTGGGCCGGGAAGCCTTTCGCAATTCATTAAAATGTATCCGTTGTGGCGCTTGTCTCAATACCTGCCCCGTATACCGGCGCAGCGGCGGGCATAGCTACCACAATGCCACGGCAGGCCCTATCGGGGCTATACTGGCGCCCAACCTCGACATGCGCAAGAATGCCGATCTGCCTTTTGCTTCTACCCTCTGTGGCTCCTGCACAGATGTATGCCCGGTGAAGATCGATATTCACAACCAGCTGTACCAATGGCGGCAGGTATTAACGAAGGAAGGCTATGTACCCGCAGCCAAAACAGCCAGCATGAAAGTAATGGCCGGTGTGCTCTCCTCCCCTGCCCGTTATACCTTTGCCGGGAAATGGGCCCGCAAGTTGCTGCGTTGGTTCCCTTCGCTGGCCATGAACAAAAAACTGAATCCCTGGGCCAGGCAAAGAGACCTGCCGGAACCTCCGAAAGAAAGCTTCCGGGAGTGGTATAAGAAAAACAGCCGCGAGCTGTGA
- a CDS encoding SusC/RagA family TonB-linked outer membrane protein, with translation MEKKLFLAPRVLYRTRPWWCLPLFVLFSLFLYSPAQAQSRQITGVVTDLKGNPLSGVSVNLKGTTTGVTTGADGKYSLSVPDDKAILEFSSVGYLTKEEKVNARTTISLSLNESTSNLDDVVVIGYGGKQKKRDVTGSISSVSAKQIEERQPINLFDALQGQGAGILVVNDGGGAPGAEGTIQIRGASSLNAGNGPLYLVDGVINPNGSSINPMDIERIEVLKDAASASIYGSRAANGVIIITTKKGKEGKPRLDLNYSSVFGKLAHKLPMNNAAGVRAFRRLQNDNPTSGGNTDSLNPGFNADNDMQDLLLGETGKKTTINLGVSGGRPGLTYYTGLNYLEDKSIIPNSWVKRVQARTNIEYQATKNLRYSNNITFVWQKGNTIPVGRTVNVAFDRPAFSRIFYPDGSLTSYIGSKRNPLANALYEKNETEVMSGQLNNVLQYQLYKDLSFTTMFNAILENKQNIQFSPRFLSANKDQNSGANEMAKNFFWEYQAFFNYNKKIGDHSIQGVVGFSADKRRNDLQHSEYKNVVNEEIFVTFPSYLVPLETYSTAAGVTSQNVFTRWNYSYKGTYNLSGVFRRDGSSRFGPENKYGNFFSGSASWRFSDEKFMNWALGFLNDGRIRVGYGQVGNDQIGNYDHLTKYQFDGSYGGVGSAITSDRFGNSFIKWETVEQKNAAIELSFFRGRLQFSAEYYIKTTKDLLYDRPLANETGYTVVTTNVGSIRNRGLEFIASGTPIVSKNFNWDISGNISFERGTIVELADGTPFIAGSKWYVEKGGPIGNFFGWQNLGVYQWDESNAYTQNWDKLTVVLDKDGKPLYENGKPAYTFNGQPYNDKVYSLYDPSGKFKGGDTEWKNLNGDSLINDADRHVIGNYQQDFYLGFVNNFRYKQWGLSVLINASIGGVVYNTLQYNANYPSNTGAGTPQVVANSWKKPGDIATMPYYPQRTNRGSLKPGGNSLYLEDRSFIRLSSVRLTYTLNPAWAKKVFTKGITAYIFGQNLLTYTNYTGYDPEFSAGNVLTPGEDAGKYPKRRELGVGVNVNF, from the coding sequence ATGGAAAAGAAGCTCTTTCTTGCCCCCCGGGTTCTGTACAGGACCAGGCCCTGGTGGTGTCTTCCCCTGTTTGTTTTATTCTCCTTATTTCTTTATTCTCCGGCTCAGGCCCAATCCCGGCAAATCACTGGTGTAGTTACAGACCTGAAGGGTAATCCGCTTTCTGGTGTTAGCGTGAACCTGAAAGGTACTACCACGGGGGTGACCACCGGCGCTGATGGGAAATATTCCCTGAGTGTTCCGGATGACAAGGCCATCCTGGAATTTTCTTCTGTAGGATACCTTACCAAGGAAGAAAAGGTAAATGCACGGACAACCATCAGCCTGTCCCTGAATGAAAGTACCTCCAACCTCGATGATGTGGTGGTTATTGGCTATGGTGGAAAACAAAAGAAACGGGACGTTACCGGATCTATCTCCTCTGTAAGCGCCAAACAGATCGAGGAGCGCCAGCCCATCAACCTGTTTGATGCCCTCCAGGGCCAGGGAGCTGGTATCCTGGTAGTGAACGATGGTGGCGGTGCACCCGGTGCAGAAGGTACCATCCAGATCCGTGGTGCTTCTTCGCTGAATGCGGGTAATGGCCCCTTGTACCTGGTAGATGGTGTGATCAACCCCAATGGTTCCAGTATTAACCCTATGGATATTGAACGTATAGAAGTATTGAAAGATGCGGCTTCTGCTTCTATCTACGGTTCCCGTGCTGCTAATGGTGTGATCATCATTACTACCAAAAAGGGAAAGGAAGGCAAGCCGCGTCTTGACCTCAACTATTCCAGTGTTTTTGGTAAACTGGCCCATAAGCTCCCCATGAACAATGCGGCAGGAGTGCGGGCATTCAGGCGCTTACAAAATGATAATCCTACTTCAGGCGGTAATACGGATTCATTGAATCCAGGTTTTAATGCGGATAATGATATGCAGGACCTCTTGTTGGGTGAAACTGGTAAGAAAACCACGATCAATCTGGGTGTCAGTGGTGGCCGGCCTGGCCTAACCTACTATACAGGACTTAATTACCTCGAGGATAAATCCATCATTCCCAATAGCTGGGTTAAAAGGGTACAGGCCCGTACGAATATAGAATACCAGGCTACCAAAAACCTGCGGTACAGCAACAATATAACTTTCGTTTGGCAAAAAGGTAATACTATACCGGTAGGACGTACAGTGAATGTGGCTTTTGACCGTCCCGCCTTTTCGCGGATATTTTATCCCGACGGCTCACTCACCAGTTATATTGGTTCCAAACGAAACCCCCTGGCCAATGCCTTGTATGAAAAGAATGAGACCGAGGTTATGTCGGGACAACTTAATAATGTACTGCAATACCAGCTGTATAAAGACCTCAGTTTCACCACCATGTTCAATGCGATCCTGGAGAATAAGCAAAACATCCAATTCTCCCCGCGGTTCTTATCAGCCAACAAGGATCAGAACAGTGGAGCAAACGAGATGGCCAAAAACTTCTTCTGGGAATACCAGGCATTCTTCAACTATAATAAGAAGATCGGTGATCACTCTATCCAGGGTGTAGTTGGTTTCAGTGCCGATAAGAGACGCAATGACCTTCAGCACAGTGAGTATAAGAATGTAGTAAACGAAGAGATCTTCGTTACCTTCCCTTCTTACCTGGTACCCCTTGAAACTTATTCTACTGCTGCTGGTGTTACCAGTCAGAACGTATTCACACGGTGGAACTATAGCTATAAAGGCACCTACAATTTGTCGGGTGTATTCCGCAGGGATGGTTCATCCCGTTTTGGACCTGAAAACAAGTATGGTAACTTCTTCTCCGGTTCTGCCTCCTGGCGTTTTTCTGATGAGAAGTTTATGAACTGGGCGCTTGGTTTCCTGAACGATGGACGTATCCGGGTAGGATATGGGCAGGTAGGTAATGACCAGATCGGTAACTACGATCACCTTACCAAATACCAGTTTGATGGTAGCTATGGTGGTGTTGGTAGCGCTATTACCAGCGACCGTTTTGGCAATAGCTTTATCAAGTGGGAAACAGTAGAACAGAAAAATGCTGCTATTGAACTGAGCTTTTTCAGAGGAAGGCTGCAGTTCTCTGCTGAATATTATATTAAAACAACGAAAGACCTGCTGTATGACCGGCCACTGGCCAATGAAACAGGTTATACTGTAGTAACCACCAATGTTGGTTCTATTAGAAACAGAGGCCTTGAGTTCATTGCTAGTGGTACACCTATCGTCAGCAAGAACTTTAACTGGGATATCAGTGGTAATATTTCCTTTGAGCGTGGTACGATCGTAGAACTGGCAGATGGTACTCCTTTCATAGCCGGTAGTAAATGGTATGTGGAAAAAGGTGGCCCGATCGGCAATTTCTTTGGCTGGCAAAACCTGGGTGTTTACCAGTGGGACGAATCCAATGCTTATACACAGAACTGGGACAAACTCACTGTTGTATTGGATAAAGATGGTAAGCCGCTTTACGAAAATGGTAAACCAGCGTACACCTTCAATGGTCAACCATATAATGATAAAGTATACAGCCTGTATGATCCTTCCGGTAAGTTCAAAGGTGGCGATACAGAGTGGAAGAACCTCAACGGCGATAGCCTGATCAATGATGCCGACAGGCATGTGATCGGTAATTACCAGCAGGATTTCTACCTGGGTTTTGTGAACAATTTCAGGTACAAACAGTGGGGATTATCTGTATTGATCAATGCATCGATCGGCGGTGTTGTATACAATACGTTGCAGTATAATGCCAACTATCCTTCCAATACAGGCGCCGGTACCCCGCAGGTAGTAGCTAATTCCTGGAAAAAACCGGGCGATATTGCTACCATGCCTTATTATCCGCAAAGAACAAATCGTGGAAGTCTGAAGCCTGGTGGTAACAGCCTTTACCTGGAAGATCGTTCTTTTATCAGGCTTTCCAGCGTAAGGCTTACTTATACCCTCAACCCAGCCTGGGCCAAGAAAGTATTCACCAAAGGTATTACCGCTTATATTTTTGGACAAAACCTGCTGACCTATACCAACTATACGGGATATGACCCCGAGTTCAGTGCGGGTAACGTATTAACACCTGGTGAAGATGCCGGAAAGTATCCCAAGCGCAGGGAACTGGGTGTAGGTGTAAATGTTAACTTCTAA
- a CDS encoding L-rhamnose mutarotase, with protein sequence MSTNKRYCLALDLKNDPVLIAEYETYHKAVWPDILQSIRESGIVLLEIYRVENRLFMIMEVNADFSFDKKNIADAANPTVQRWEELMWQYQQALPSAKPGEKWLLMEKIFDLNSNS encoded by the coding sequence ATGAGTACCAATAAACGATATTGCCTGGCGCTTGACCTGAAGAATGATCCGGTGTTGATCGCAGAATACGAAACCTACCATAAAGCAGTATGGCCCGACATATTACAATCCATCCGCGAAAGCGGCATTGTACTGCTGGAGATATACCGGGTAGAGAACCGCCTGTTCATGATCATGGAGGTGAATGCTGATTTTTCCTTTGATAAGAAGAATATTGCCGATGCAGCCAATCCTACGGTACAACGCTGGGAAGAGTTGATGTGGCAATACCAGCAGGCCCTGCCCTCCGCCAAACCCGGCGAAAAATGGCTATTAATGGAAAAGATATTCGACTTAAACAGCAACAGTTAA
- a CDS encoding RagB/SusD family nutrient uptake outer membrane protein, with the protein MHNKRIYIPVLLLLVMMTGSCKKFLTQNPLAEVAESQFFKSKYDVDASISGMYRLFQDQMVGDAQYKDRYHIWGEHRSDNFERFLSYTTNQVNEITLNGLTPDNEFASWTGLYSVIARANVNIKKVAGAAAFDSRVTKEVIDKAQAESYAMRAMAYFYIVRVWGAAPVWTEPFESLSDSSMRSREPASKIIDEVIIKDLEKAYALTLKAQTPTVWYMGEGAICALMADVYMWKKDYPNAIIWIQNLFKAKAPTGKVYGGNLVTDLQPTATWKNMFTAPASSIESIWTLDWTFAASGCACMSISYTPNNKQYIIGLEMWQNWFLPYQNTLPLPDIRVRQTHDVWQNNRDKFIKYYASPANPTASYTFPATPEEIPAYVTMYRLGDMYLLYAEALNGNNDLAGALKYLNFIRKRAGVPEYVAGDPLVATKEAMEDAILQERQYELYGEGKRWFDLVRTNHVQKVMDPVLKRRQLAAGSDQVGFPDLRKVLWPLNRSVLNANKKLVQNPSYAD; encoded by the coding sequence ATGCACAACAAAAGAATATATATACCGGTCTTACTGCTACTGGTCATGATGACGGGCAGTTGTAAAAAGTTTTTGACCCAGAATCCCCTGGCCGAGGTAGCCGAATCGCAATTCTTCAAGAGCAAATATGATGTGGATGCTTCGATCTCGGGTATGTACCGGTTGTTCCAGGACCAGATGGTAGGTGATGCCCAATATAAGGACCGCTATCATATATGGGGAGAGCACCGTTCTGATAATTTCGAGCGCTTCCTGAGCTATACTACCAACCAGGTAAATGAAATAACATTGAATGGCCTGACGCCTGATAATGAATTTGCTTCCTGGACAGGTTTGTATAGCGTGATCGCCAGGGCAAATGTGAACATTAAAAAAGTGGCAGGTGCGGCTGCTTTCGACAGCCGCGTTACCAAGGAGGTTATTGACAAAGCGCAGGCTGAAAGTTATGCTATGCGGGCAATGGCTTATTTCTACATTGTTCGGGTATGGGGTGCAGCGCCGGTGTGGACAGAACCTTTTGAATCGCTGTCCGATAGTTCTATGAGGTCGCGTGAGCCGGCATCAAAGATCATCGATGAAGTGATCATCAAAGACCTGGAAAAAGCGTATGCTTTGACCCTCAAAGCCCAAACGCCTACTGTTTGGTATATGGGCGAAGGTGCTATCTGCGCCCTGATGGCCGATGTGTATATGTGGAAGAAAGATTATCCAAATGCTATTATCTGGATACAAAACCTTTTCAAAGCCAAAGCACCTACAGGTAAAGTATACGGTGGTAACCTGGTCACGGATCTGCAGCCTACTGCTACCTGGAAAAACATGTTTACGGCGCCAGCCAGCAGCATTGAAAGCATCTGGACACTCGATTGGACATTTGCCGCGAGCGGATGCGCCTGTATGAGTATTTCCTATACGCCCAATAACAAGCAGTACATCATTGGCCTGGAAATGTGGCAGAATTGGTTCCTGCCTTATCAGAATACACTGCCCTTACCAGATATCCGTGTACGGCAAACACATGATGTGTGGCAAAACAATCGCGATAAGTTTATCAAATACTATGCATCGCCCGCCAATCCAACAGCTTCTTATACCTTCCCGGCAACACCTGAGGAAATACCTGCCTATGTGACCATGTACCGCCTGGGAGATATGTACCTGTTGTATGCAGAAGCGCTGAATGGTAACAATGACCTGGCAGGTGCACTGAAGTACCTGAACTTCATTCGCAAGCGTGCGGGTGTGCCGGAATATGTGGCGGGTGATCCGCTGGTGGCTACCAAAGAAGCGATGGAAGATGCCATCCTGCAGGAAAGACAATATGAATTGTATGGCGAAGGCAAACGTTGGTTTGACCTGGTACGCACCAACCACGTACAAAAGGTAATGGACCCGGTATTAAAGAGACGCCAACTGGCAGCTGGTAGCGACCAGGTGGGCTTTCCGGACCTGAGAAAAGTATTGTGGCCCCTTAACAGGTCAGTACTGAATGCGAATAAAAAGCTGGTACAGAACCCCTCTTATGCCGATTAA
- a CDS encoding SDR family NAD(P)-dependent oxidoreductase encodes MFSLAGKKAVVTGGGSGIGRAISVLFAQQGAEVHIIELSEENAAATVQEITAAGGKAVAHSCNVASQADVLDTFNKIGALNILVNNAGIAHIGKADTTSEEDFDRVIKVNVKGVYNCLYAAIPQLRAAKGGVIVNMASIAALVGLSDRFVYSTAKGAVMAMTLSVARDYLHENIRCNSVSPARVHTPFVDGFLKNNYPGREAEMFEKLSKSQPIGRMAEPKEIAALVLYLSSDESSFITGCDYPIDGGFIKLNS; translated from the coding sequence ATGTTTTCATTAGCCGGTAAAAAAGCAGTAGTCACAGGAGGCGGCAGCGGAATAGGCAGGGCCATATCCGTCTTGTTTGCCCAACAGGGAGCTGAAGTGCATATTATTGAACTGAGCGAGGAAAATGCCGCCGCTACGGTACAGGAGATCACCGCTGCCGGTGGTAAAGCCGTTGCCCACAGCTGCAATGTAGCCAGCCAGGCCGATGTACTGGATACATTCAATAAGATCGGGGCACTGAACATCCTGGTCAACAATGCGGGCATTGCTCATATTGGCAAGGCTGATACCACTTCCGAAGAAGACTTTGACCGGGTAATAAAGGTGAATGTCAAAGGCGTGTACAACTGTCTGTATGCTGCCATTCCCCAGTTGCGGGCGGCCAAAGGCGGTGTGATCGTCAATATGGCGTCTATCGCAGCCCTGGTAGGATTATCAGACCGCTTTGTATACTCTACTGCTAAAGGGGCCGTCATGGCCATGACCTTGTCGGTAGCCAGAGACTATCTCCATGAAAATATCCGGTGCAATTCTGTTTCCCCGGCCAGGGTCCATACTCCCTTCGTTGATGGATTCTTAAAGAACAATTATCCAGGTCGTGAAGCGGAGATGTTTGAGAAATTATCCAAATCCCAGCCCATTGGCCGTATGGCCGAACCTAAAGAAATAGCAGCACTTGTCCTGTATTTATCCAGCGATGAGTCTTCCTTCATTACAGGTTGCGATTATCCCATTGATGGCGGGTTTATTAAATTGAATAGTTAA